The following coding sequences lie in one Cloeon dipterum chromosome 1, ieCloDipt1.1, whole genome shotgun sequence genomic window:
- the Mnn1 gene encoding menin — protein sequence MALEPVVEQCFPLADVASIVRLFRQQLETPEPDLALLSIVVGAVENSLTCSRPASFDEVELPPSDTVRLPPLELHIAEALHTKFHAILKGSVDLTLYEKRFASRELIKKVSDVIWNSLTRRHYNERAHLQSIYSYLTGNKLDCFGVAFAVVAGCQALGFKDVHLALSEDHAWVTFGEPGKQQTAEVTWHGKGNEDKRGQLVVEDGSGWLYLKGNAVKCTRHMEVVALVSSINPSLNLTNDAIEVAILQQELLWLLYDMGHMKKYPMALGNLGDLEELFPTPGRASCASLFKEAITSARSYYKNHHVYPYTYQGGYYYRHNMYKEAFESWANAADVIQLYNYNRDDEEIYKEFLEIANELIPYAIKVESSGISAHSILKDPECFASLLRFYDGICRWEEGSATPVLHIGWAKPLVNAISKFDASVRAQVDISLAEEDLGSDRSKYLNNNNEIEAQLSGLAAAQTATHPSIAALTEACSETLLNPSYLLRGVGNPFVDNASPLPTTPVPDEEQQRPSLRLHSRKMAGLKEVLLAEKLNTSAISLQLTAQSQVQIGGRKTRAAEPVAAVEQNDTPKAKKAKSRE from the exons ATGGCACTTGAGCCAGTGGTCGAACAATGCTTTCCCCTGGCCGACGTGGCCTCGATCGTGCGACTCTTCAGACAGCAGCTAGAGACGCCGGAGCCAGACTTGGCGCTGCTGTCCATCGTCGTGGGTGCCGTCGAGAACTCGCTGACGTGTAGCCGTCCGGCCTCGTTCGACGAGGTTGAGCTGCCGCCGTCGGACACTGTCCGGCTGCCGCCGCTCGAGCTGCACATCGCCGAGGCGCTGCACACCAAGTTCCACGCCATCCTCAAAGGTTCGGTAGACCTGACACTTTACGAAAAGCGCTTTGCGTCCAGGGAGCTCATCAAGAAGGTGTCCGACGTCATCTGGAATTCCCTGACGCGCAGACACTACAATGAAAGGGCACACCTGCAGAGTATCTACAGCTACCTGACAG GCAACAAACTCGACTGCTTCGGTGTCGCATTTGCTGTTGTGGCAGGATGCCAGGCGCTCGGCTTCAAGGACGTGCACCTGGCTCTCTCGGAAGACCACGCGTGGGTCACCTTTGGAGAGCCGGGAAAACAGCAAACAGCGGAAGTCACTTGGCACg GCAAGGGTAACGAGGACAAACGGGGACAGTTGGTGGTGGAGGATGGCTCAGGGTGGCTCTACCTGAAGGGAAACGCTGTCAAGTGCACCAGGCACATGGAGGTCGTGGCTCTGGTGTCGTCCATCAATCCGAGTCTGAATCTCACGAATGACGCCATCGAGGTCGCCATTCTGCAGCAGGAACTGCTCTGGCTGCTCTATGACATGGGCCACATGAAGAAATACCCCATGGCACTCG GCAATTTAGGGGACCTCGAAGAGTTGTTTCCCACTCCGGGCCGGGCTTCCTGTGCTTCCCTGTTCAAAGAAGCGATTACGTCGGCCAGGAGCTACTACAAGAACCACCACGTCTACCCATACACGTACCAGGGAGGCTACTACTACAGGCACAACATGTACAAAGAGGCATTTGAAAGTTGGGCTAACGCAGCAGACGTGATCCAATT ATACAACTACAACCGTGATGACGAGGAGATCTACAAAGAGTTCCTTGAGATTGCCAACGAGTTGATTCCATACGCCATCAAGGTGGAAAGCTCGGGCATCAGCGCGCACTCAATCCTGAAGGACCCGGAGTGCTTCGCCTCGCTGCTCCGCTTCTACGACGGAATTTGCCGCTGGGAGGAGGGCAGTGCCACTCCTGTTTTGCACATTGGCTGGGCCAAGCCACTCGTTAATGCCATTTCTAAG TTTGATGCGTCGGTAAGGGCCCAGGTGGACATCAGCCTGGCCGAAGAGGATCTGGGCTCTGATCGCTCCAAGTACCTGAACAACAATAACGAGATCGAGGCGCAGCTGAGCGGCCTGGCCGCGGCGCAGACGGCCACGCACCCAAGCATCGCAGCCCTGACGGAGGCGTGCAGCGAGACGCTGCTGAACCCAAGCTACCTGCTGCGTGGCGTCGGAAACCCGTTCGTGGACAACGCGTCTCCGCTGCCGACCACGCCGGTGCCGGACGAGGAGCAGCAGCGGCCCAGCCTGCGTCTGCACTCGCGCAAGATGGCCGGCCTGAAGGAGGTGCTGCTGGCCGAGAAGCTCAACACAAGCGCTATTTCACTGCAACTGACGGCCCAGTCGCAGGTGCAGATCGGCGGCCGCAAGACCAGGGCCGCTGAACCGGTGGCCGCTGTCGAGCAGAATGACACTCCCAAAGCTAAGAAGGCCAAGAGCAGAGAGTAA
- the Mulk gene encoding acylglycerol kinase, mitochondrial, whose translation MKILTFFKTIRNNWKKSTFAACLAAYGVDYAIEKQKVKEMMRAYCLEAVALGQTSGDRPKRVTVILNPAANGRKAVKDFEKYCAPLLHLAGLTVSVVNSDNEGQIKGLMDVMDNTDCVVIAGGDGSLSEAVTGFLRRPDANSAAKKIPLGIIPLGATNQVAASIFGKYEKREQLMAEATKAVVEGNTKSVDVMKIEPKVENAETPAKPVYALGEIQWGAYRDAHVRRNRYWLYGPFRSYASMVFSWPKDELAWDCQAHIKYVKPCAGCSKCGGRHLAPETEPPKNRRWWHSFLSKPTNFEKKADFSKIINEECGVQHELDVNTADFSIASPNAVPTVQSTDSALQIALGRKEVGFTDFVKEGWNRVGGEAPEFQEIHTAQEVWFTPKIEEKEIKEETKEEETKAETYMRWLSIDHENFELMPMHITLQPSRLNIFCSRQKQM comes from the exons ATGAAGATTCTcaccttttttaaaactataaggAACAATTGGAAGAAAAGTACTTTTGCCGCGTGTCTGGCAGCGTACGGCGTCGACTATGCGATCGAGAAACAAAAGGTCAAGGAAATGATGAGGGCCTACTGCCTGGAGGCTGTTGCCCTCGGACAGACTTCGGGGGACCGGCCCAAAAGAGTGACTGTAATCCTAAACCCTGCAGCTAATGGAAG aaaagcgGTAAAGGACTTTGAAAAATACTGTGCTCCGCTGCTCCACCTAGCAGGACTGACAGTGAGTGTCGTGAACTCGGACAACGAAGGTCAAATAAAAGGTCTGATGGACGTCATGGACAACACTGACTGCGTGGTGATAGCTGGAGGGGATGGCTCTCTTTCCGAAGCCGTGACTGGATTTCTGAGAAGGCCTGATGCCAACTCAGCAGCCAAAAAAATACCTTTGGGCATCATTCCCTTGGGAGCAACGAACCAGGTCGCAGCCTCTATTTTCGGGAAATACGAAAAGCGGGAGCAGTTAATGGCTGAAGCTACAAAGGCTGTTGTCGAAGGGAACACCAAATCGGTCGATGTCATGAAGATTGAACCTAAAgtg GAGAACGCTGAAACTCCCGCCAAACCGGTTTATGCCCTTGGAGAAATCCAGTGGGGCGCCTACCGAGACGCTCACGTGCGCAGAAACCGATATTGGTTGTACGGACCCTTCCGCAGTTACGCTTCCATGGTGTTCTCGTGGCCAAAGGACGAGCTGGCCTGGGACTGCCAGGCACACATTAAATATGTGAAACCGTGCGCCGGGTGCAGCAAGTGCGGAGGCAGGCACTTGGCGCCTGAGACCGAACCTCCCAAAAATCGCCGCTGGTGGCATTCTTTCCTGTCGAAGCCGACCAATTTTGAAA AGAAAGCAGACttcagcaaaattattaatgaagaATGTGGCGTGCAGCATGAGCTGGACGTAAACACAGCCGACTTCAGCATTGCGTCACCTAATGCGGTGCCCACTGTTCAAAGCACTGATTCCGCCCTGCAGATTGCTCTCg GTCGAAAAGAGGTCGGATTCACTGACTTTGTCAAAGAAGGCTGGAACAGAGTTGGCGGAGAAGCACcagaattccaagaaatccACACTGCCCAAGAGGTGTGGTTCACGCCCAAAATCgaagaaaaggaaatcaaAGAAGAAACCAAAGAA GAAGAGACTAAGGCGGAAACGTACATGCGCTGGTTGTCTATAGACCACGAGAATTTTGAGCTCATGCCAATGCACATAACCTTGCAGCCCAGCcggttaaatatattttgctccaGGCAAAAGcaaatgtga
- the Madm gene encoding nuclear receptor-binding protein homolog has protein sequence MPSGGPAGTSRNQQKQSMRESGEDSEDESEILEESPCGRWLKRREEVDQRDVPGIDCAFLAMDTEEGVEVVWNEVQFSERKNFKMQEDSIHMVFESLTQLEHVNIVKFHRYWTDTHNDKPRVIFITEYMSSGSLKHFLKRTKRNLKKLPFQSWKRWCSQILSALSYLHACTPPIVHGNLTCDTIFIQHNGLVKIGSVAPDAINHHVKTCQGMARNAHYLAPEYGTNAPITPAADIYAFGMCALEMAVLEIAGEQSGPITPDQIERAIDSLEGELQKDLIRQCLHAEPAKRPTARQLLLHPLLFDVHPLKLLAAHSVAKHSDGLPEGHERPPTSVFAVCNGRKILYQELEHTERLGKYLEDVKYGIYPLTAYAPPRTRATSPEVTAESVKSLSPEPVDVETRRVVTMMCSVKRRDEAVMSNDLQVTLLLRMDDKMNRQLTCPVVSGDSASALAQELVHFGFVSELDRVSVEELLVEQLRNHVHLQGK, from the exons ATGCCATCAGGCGGCCCGGCTGGGACGAGTCGGAATCAACAAAAGCAGAGCATGAGAGAAAGTGGCGAGGACTCGGAGGACGAGAGCGAAATTTTAGAGGAGTCACCTTGCGGACGATGGCTGAAACGGAGAGAGGAAGTGGACCAGAGGGACGTGCCGGGCATAGACTGTGCCTTTCTGGCCATGGACACGGAGGAAGGAGTCGAG GTGGTGTGGAACGAGGTGCAGTTCTCGGAGCGGAAAAACTTCAAGATGCAAGAGGACAGCATCCACATGGTGTTTGAGAGCCTGACCCAGCTGGAACACGTGAACATTGTCAAATTCCACCGCTACTGGACGGACACGCACAACGACAAGCCGCGGGTCATTTTCATCACCGAGTACATGAGCAGTGGCTCGCTGAAGCATTTCCTCAAGCGGACAAAGCGCAACCTCAAGAAACTGCCCTTCCAGTCGTGGAAACGGTGGTGCTCGCAAATCCTATCGGCGCTTAGTTATTTGCACGCGTGTACGCCGCCCATTGTGCACGGCAACCTCACCTGCGACACTATTTTCATCCAGCACAATGGACTG gtAAAAATTGGTTCTGTGGCGCCGGACGCCATCAACCACCATGTGAAAACTTGCCAGGGCATGGCGCGGAACGCGCACTACCTCGCTCCCGAGTATGGCACAAACGCGCCCATAACGCCGGCCGCGGACATTTACGCGTTCGGCATGTGCGCCCTTGAGATGGCCGTGCTGGAAATAGCAGGCGAGCAGTCGGGCCCCATCACGCCCGACCAGATCGAGCGTGCCATCGATAGTCTGGAGGGCGAGTTGCAGAAGGACCTCATCAGACAGTGTCTGCATGCAGAGCCGGCCAAGCGACCTACCGCCCGCCAACTTCTGCTCCACCCCCTGCTCTTCGATGTGCACCCGCTCAAGTTGCTCGCGGCCCACTCGGTTGCCAAACACTCGGACGGCCTCCCCGAAGGCCACGAACGTCCTCCTACGTCAGTTTTTGCTGTGTGCAACGGTCGCAAAATCCTTTATCAG GAGCTGGAGCACACGGAACGGCTAGGCAAGTACCTCGAGGACGTGAAGTACGGGATCTACCCACTGACGGCGTACGCGCCGCCACGGACGCGGGCGACGTCGCCCGAGGTGACCGCTGAGTCGGTCAAGTCGCTGAGCCCGGAGCCGGTGGACGTGGAAACGCGGCGAGTCGTCACGATGATGTGCTCAGTGAAACGCCGCGACGAGGCTGTGATGTCGAACGACCTGCAGGTGACCCTGCTGCTGCGCATGGACGACAAGATGAACCGGCAGTTGACGTGTCCCGTGGTATCTGGTGACTCTGCGAGCGCGCTGGCCCAGGAACTGGTGCACTTTGGGTTTGTCAGCGAACTGGACCGCGTGTCTGTGGAGGAGCTGCTGGTCGAGCAGCTGCGCAATCACGTGCACCTTCAAGGCAAATGA
- the LOC135948169 gene encoding dnaJ protein homolog 1-like, producing MGKDYYKTLGIAKGASDDEIKKAYRKLALKYHPDKNKAAGAEERFKEIAEAYEVLSDKKKRDIYDQFGEEGLKGGVPGGGGGGGGMHTNGPQFSYQFHGDPRATFAQFFGNSNPFSAFFEPGGGNRMFFSHGGDDDMDVDDPFASLGGFGGGRPGGPAYRSQSFNIHGGGPGSRMGKDKQQDPPIEHDLYVTLEEIAKGTTKKMKISRRVLQPDGMTKKEDKVLTISIKPGWKAGTKITFQKEGDQGTHKIPADIVFIIRDKPHPHLRREGSDLRYTAKISLKQALCGCVIEVPTLAGDKIPINLTTEIVKPTTTKRIQGYGLPHPKEPSRKGDILVSFDIKFPDSLSQSARDIIYDTLPN from the exons ATGGGGAAAGACTACTACAAAACCCTGGGCATTGCCAAAGGCGCCAGTGACGATGAGATCAAGAAGGCATACAGAAAACTGGCACTCAAGTACCACCCGGACAAGAATAAGGCAGCTGGAGCAGAAGAGCGCTTCAAAGAAATCGCCGAGGCGTACGAAGTCTTGAGCGACAAGAAGAAGAGAGACATTTACGATCAGTTCGGTGAGGAGGGTCTGAAGGGCGGAGTTCCTGGCGGCGggggcggtggaggcggcatGCACACCAACGGCCCCCAGTTCTCATACCAGTTCCACGGAGACCCACGAGCCACTTTCGCGCAGTTCTTCGGCAACTCAAACCCCTTCAGTGCCTTTTTCGAGCCGGGAGGAGGAAACAGAATGTTCTTCAG tcATGGTGGTGATGACGACATGGACGTTGACGACCCATTTGCTAGTCTTGGTGGCTTTGGTGGAGGCCGACCCGGCGGTCCGGCCTACAGATCACAGTCGTTCAACATCCACGGGGGTGGGCCAGGCAGCCGCATGGGAAAGGACAAGCAGCAGGACCCTCCAATTGAACACGACCTGTATGTGACTCTAGAGGAGATCGCCAAGGGCACGACGAAGAAAATGAAGATTTCGCGCCGGGTCCTACAGCCAGATGGCATGACGAAGAAGGAGGACAAGGTGCTGACAATCAGCATCAAACCGGGCTGGAAAGCGGGCACCAAGATCACCTTCCAGAAGGAGGGCGACCAGGGCACGCACAAGATCCCAGCCGACATTGTGTTCATCATCAGAGATAAGCCTCACCCACATCTCAGACGGGAGGGAAGCGACCTCCGCTACACAGCAAAGATCTCGCTCAAgcag GCCCTGTGCGGTTGTGTTATTGAAGTGCCTACACTCGCCGGTGACAAGATCCCGATCAACCTGACCACTGAAATCGTCAAACCAACTACAACAAAGAGAATCCAGGGCTACGGCCTGCCACACCCCAAGGAGCCGAGCAGAAAGGGCGACATCCTTGTCAGTTTTGACATCAAATTCCCCGACTCATTGAGTCAAAGTGCTAGGGACATCATTTACGACACGCTACCCAATTGA